In one Bacillota bacterium genomic region, the following are encoded:
- the uvrB gene encoding excinuclease ABC subunit UvrB: MKGTFKLKSDYLPSGDQPRAVAELALGLQNGDRYQTLLGVTGSGKTFTMANIIQKVQRPTLVMAPNKTLAAQLCSEFKVYFPDNAVEFFISYYDYYQPEAYIPQTDTYIEKDSSINEEIDKLRHSATAAVLERRDVIVVASVSCIYGLGSPAEYRDHVISLRRGMSGSREEILRRLVENQYIRNDLDFQRGSFRVRGDVIEIIPASFQEAAIRIELFGDEIERLREVDILTGRVLGERDHVAIFPASHYVTSRDRMKAAVGSIEEELQERLAYYREKELFLEAQRIQQRTLFDLEMMMEAGYCSGVENYSRHLDGRPPGSRPNTLMDYFPPDFLLFIDESHISIPQIRGMFAGDYSRKKTLVEHGFRLPSALDNRPLQFDEFENLVGQAIFVSATPGPFELQESTQIVEQIIRPTGLVDPQVEVRPVDGQVDDLYGEIKKRVQRHERVLVTTLTKRMAEDLADYYSDLKLRVRYMHSEINALERMEIIRGLRMGEFDVLIGINLLREGLDLPEVSLVAILDADKEGFLRSERSLVQTFGRAARNIDGQVIMYAREITASMERAIAETERRRKIQENHNRKYGIKPRTIKKAVHGLIEATHLAETEGGLAYLPTRDELKSGNRKQLIKDLRRKMNTAARDLEFEKAAEIRDLIFELEEGAILG; the protein is encoded by the coding sequence GTGAAGGGAACTTTCAAGCTCAAATCTGATTACCTGCCCAGCGGTGATCAACCTCGGGCCGTGGCCGAATTGGCCCTGGGTTTGCAGAACGGCGATCGATACCAGACACTGCTGGGGGTTACCGGTTCGGGAAAAACTTTCACGATGGCCAACATCATCCAGAAGGTACAACGTCCGACCCTGGTGATGGCTCCCAACAAGACATTGGCTGCCCAGCTCTGCAGTGAATTCAAGGTTTATTTTCCCGACAATGCCGTGGAATTTTTTATCAGTTATTATGATTATTATCAGCCCGAGGCTTATATACCGCAGACCGACACCTACATCGAGAAAGATTCTTCGATCAACGAGGAGATCGACAAGCTCAGACATTCGGCTACCGCTGCGGTACTGGAAAGAAGGGATGTTATCGTCGTGGCCAGCGTTTCTTGCATATACGGACTCGGTTCACCTGCCGAATATCGCGATCACGTCATCTCCTTGCGGCGCGGGATGTCTGGAAGCCGTGAGGAAATATTGCGGCGCCTGGTGGAAAACCAGTACATTCGCAATGATCTGGATTTTCAGCGGGGCAGTTTCCGTGTCCGTGGGGATGTCATCGAAATAATTCCGGCTTCTTTTCAGGAGGCGGCGATCAGGATTGAGTTGTTCGGCGATGAGATCGAGCGCCTTCGTGAGGTGGACATCCTTACCGGGCGTGTGCTTGGCGAACGCGATCACGTGGCTATCTTTCCGGCCAGCCATTACGTGACTTCCCGTGACAGGATGAAGGCGGCAGTAGGGTCCATCGAGGAAGAATTGCAGGAGAGGCTGGCCTATTACCGGGAAAAGGAACTTTTTCTGGAGGCGCAACGGATCCAGCAGCGTACGCTCTTCGATCTGGAGATGATGATGGAGGCCGGTTACTGCAGTGGTGTCGAGAATTACTCACGGCATCTTGACGGGCGCCCTCCGGGGAGCAGGCCAAATACCCTGATGGACTATTTCCCGCCGGATTTTCTTTTGTTTATCGATGAATCGCATATCTCCATACCCCAGATCAGGGGGATGTTTGCCGGTGACTATTCACGGAAGAAAACCCTCGTGGAACATGGATTCCGGCTGCCCTCGGCTCTGGACAACCGTCCCCTTCAATTTGATGAGTTTGAAAACCTGGTCGGTCAGGCTATCTTCGTGTCGGCCACGCCCGGCCCTTTCGAGCTTCAGGAAAGTACGCAGATCGTGGAGCAGATCATCCGCCCCACCGGCCTGGTCGATCCGCAAGTGGAGGTTCGCCCCGTTGACGGGCAGGTTGATGATCTGTACGGGGAGATAAAGAAAAGAGTCCAACGTCATGAACGGGTACTGGTAACGACCCTGACCAAGAGAATGGCCGAGGATCTGGCTGACTATTACAGTGATCTGAAGCTGCGGGTTCGTTATATGCATTCGGAGATAAATGCTCTGGAGAGGATGGAGATCATCAGGGGGCTCAGAATGGGGGAGTTCGATGTCCTGATCGGTATCAACCTGCTGCGGGAGGGGCTGGACCTGCCGGAAGTGTCACTGGTAGCCATACTGGATGCCGATAAAGAAGGTTTTCTCAGGTCGGAACGATCCCTGGTCCAGACTTTCGGGAGGGCGGCGCGAAATATTGACGGGCAGGTAATCATGTACGCGCGGGAGATCACCGCTTCGATGGAAAGAGCGATTGCAGAGACAGAGCGGCGCCGGAAAATACAGGAGAACCATAACCGCAAATACGGGATCAAACCCCGGACCATCAAGAAGGCGGTACATGGGCTCATTGAAGCCACGCACCTGGCCGAAACGGAAGGGGGCCTCGCCTATCTGCCGACCAGGGACGAACTGAAATCCGGCAACAGAAAACAACTGATAAAAGATCTACGCCGGAAGATGAACACGGCTGCCCGCGATCTCGAGTTTGAAAAGGCAGCCGAGATCAGGGATTTGATTTTCGAGCTGGAGGAAGGAGCGATACTGGGTTGA
- a CDS encoding peptidoglycan DD-metalloendopeptidase family protein: MTGSGWNYRLNRTGTKAVVILLVMILATCLLVSSVWANEYKSIGEARQEQEKIESQKAAQEEKLKAKRSREEELKEELNDLDRELRQIRIELSRLNREIRTTEKDIKITENDLREAEKRLKYQEGLLVKRLRVIYKRGNISYLEALLESSSFADMLTRFYYLKVLADNDLMLIEKVEEEKAVITAKKEELEEKKGELEVTRRSVADKKEEADRNVAARSRVLNELNKEIQKIVQHLSDLEEASKKIEDEIRRMNISGGQRPSGALLWPVEGHSYLTSPFGMRWGVPHTGIDIGTGGQPNRILAAESGEVFKVVHSSQGYGNYVMVNHGGGMTTLYAHLSSISVRLGQTVNRGDPLGKAGNTGHSFGVHLHFEVRIDGVPVDPYGYL, translated from the coding sequence ATGACCGGATCCGGATGGAACTACAGATTGAACCGCACAGGTACAAAAGCGGTGGTAATCTTGCTGGTCATGATTCTGGCCACCTGTTTGCTGGTTTCGTCGGTATGGGCCAATGAATACAAAAGTATCGGTGAAGCCCGGCAGGAACAGGAGAAGATCGAGTCGCAGAAGGCGGCGCAGGAGGAGAAACTCAAAGCCAAGCGGAGCCGGGAAGAGGAACTCAAGGAAGAACTGAATGATCTGGACCGGGAGTTGCGCCAGATCAGGATAGAATTGAGCAGGCTGAACCGGGAGATCCGTACGACGGAAAAAGACATCAAGATCACCGAAAATGATTTGAGAGAGGCCGAAAAAAGGCTGAAGTACCAGGAAGGCTTACTTGTCAAACGCTTGCGTGTAATTTACAAACGGGGCAATATCAGCTATCTGGAGGCTTTGCTGGAGTCTTCATCCTTTGCCGACATGTTGACCAGGTTTTATTATCTGAAGGTCCTGGCCGATAACGATCTGATGCTTATCGAGAAAGTCGAGGAGGAAAAAGCGGTCATCACGGCCAAGAAAGAAGAACTGGAGGAGAAAAAAGGTGAACTGGAGGTCACCCGCCGCTCGGTGGCTGACAAGAAGGAAGAAGCTGACCGCAATGTGGCAGCCCGTTCCCGTGTTCTTAATGAACTTAACAAGGAAATACAGAAGATAGTCCAGCATCTTTCTGATCTTGAAGAAGCAAGTAAAAAAATTGAAGATGAAATAAGGCGGATGAACATCAGCGGGGGGCAACGCCCCTCGGGAGCGCTGCTCTGGCCGGTGGAGGGTCATTCATATCTTACCTCGCCTTTCGGTATGCGCTGGGGAGTGCCTCATACGGGGATAGATATAGGAACCGGCGGACAGCCCAATCGCATTCTGGCAGCGGAAAGCGGTGAGGTGTTCAAGGTAGTGCACAGCTCGCAAGGGTACGGGAATTATGTTATGGTTAACCATGGCGGGGGGATGACCACGCTCTACGCACATTTAAGTTCCATCAGCGTAAGGTTGGGGCAGACTGTTAACCGGGGTGACCCGCTCGGGAAGGCCGGAAATACTGGCCATAGCTTCGGGGTGCATTTGCATTTCGAGGTGCGGATTGATGGTGTGCCGGTGGATCCATACGGTTACCTATGA
- a CDS encoding S41 family peptidase has protein sequence MKENRFFYTVLFLVALLLISNFVTYKVVGRQESTRPVETDGSLQGNEKYSEYGLLFRIVGILEEGYIDELDQQELLEGAIEGMLGALNDPQTTFLGHEETEDLLSLLKGSFGGVGVRIVDTGEGITVVEVLPESPALKAGVHPGDRIRHVDQIDIKNRDVDKVVQLIRGRAGSKIVIGIERPGSEKEIEFSMEREEISFRTVTGELVDNDIACIRVSQFDGGTGHEFVTMLEKFEAHGLRGLVLDLRDNPGGLFMEALKIARVLVPEGEIVRIVERDGTVKEIYYSDAEPRGYPMVVLINSGSASGAEIIAGALKDREAALLVGKPTYGKATVQNFETFEEGQGLRYTVAKYVTPSGFDLHGEGLTPDFDVDLPPIYQYYYHLPPGKLEKGDFGTSVYLLQEMLVTLGYKIKLSGFFDGATEEELKKFQRGHDLSPHGKFDDTTWVYLRRDLDKVIKDRDSQFEKAVQIVKDRSRG, from the coding sequence TTGAAAGAGAACAGGTTTTTTTATACGGTGCTTTTTCTGGTGGCGCTGCTACTCATCAGCAACTTTGTAACCTACAAGGTTGTTGGTAGGCAAGAATCAACACGTCCGGTGGAAACGGACGGGTCCCTGCAAGGCAACGAAAAATACAGCGAATATGGCTTGTTGTTCAGGATCGTAGGTATCCTGGAAGAGGGGTACATCGATGAACTTGATCAGCAAGAACTGCTTGAGGGAGCGATCGAGGGGATGCTCGGAGCGCTGAATGATCCCCAGACTACCTTTCTGGGCCACGAGGAAACAGAGGATCTCCTCTCCTTGCTGAAGGGTTCTTTCGGGGGCGTGGGAGTGCGTATCGTGGACACGGGGGAGGGGATCACGGTGGTGGAGGTTCTGCCGGAGTCCCCCGCTCTGAAGGCCGGGGTACACCCGGGTGACCGTATCCGCCATGTTGATCAGATTGACATCAAAAACAGGGATGTTGATAAGGTTGTACAACTTATACGTGGCAGGGCAGGGTCAAAAATTGTCATCGGGATCGAACGGCCCGGATCCGAGAAAGAGATCGAGTTTTCCATGGAACGGGAAGAGATATCTTTCCGGACGGTTACGGGCGAACTGGTGGATAACGATATCGCCTGCATCAGGGTCAGTCAGTTTGACGGGGGTACCGGACATGAGTTTGTAACCATGCTGGAAAAATTCGAGGCGCATGGGTTGCGAGGGCTGGTTCTTGATCTGCGCGACAATCCCGGGGGGCTCTTCATGGAAGCACTGAAAATTGCACGAGTGCTGGTTCCCGAGGGAGAGATCGTCCGGATCGTGGAAAGGGATGGGACAGTCAAAGAAATTTATTATTCCGATGCGGAGCCGAGGGGCTATCCGATGGTTGTGCTGATCAATAGCGGTTCAGCAAGCGGTGCAGAAATCATCGCCGGTGCGTTGAAGGACCGCGAGGCGGCGCTTCTGGTGGGAAAACCGACCTACGGGAAGGCTACTGTTCAGAACTTCGAAACATTCGAGGAAGGGCAGGGCTTGCGCTACACGGTGGCCAAATATGTGACTCCCTCCGGGTTTGACCTGCACGGCGAGGGGTTGACGCCCGATTTTGATGTCGATCTGCCACCCATTTACCAATACTATTATCATCTGCCGCCCGGCAAACTTGAAAAAGGGGATTTTGGCACCTCGGTTTATCTGCTGCAGGAGATGCTCGTTACTCTGGGTTACAAAATAAAATTGTCCGGCTTCTTTGACGGGGCTACCGAGGAGGAATTGAAAAAGTTTCAACGGGGGCATGACCTCTCCCCGCACGGAAAATTTGATGATACCACGTGGGTCTATTTGCGCCGGGATCTGGATAAAGTTATTAAAGACAGAGATAGCCAGTTTGAAAAAGCGGTACAGATCGTAAAAGACAGGAGTCGGGGCTGA
- the uvrA gene encoding excinuclease ABC subunit UvrA: MNNRKIIIRGAREHNLKNIDLDLPRNKLIVFTGVSGSGKSSLAFDTIYAEGQRRYVESLSAYARQFLGQLNKPDVDLLEGLSPSISIDQKAASRNPRSTVGTVTELYDFMRLLYARIGRPHCPHCHKPITPQTVEQIVDQLLDHMEEGTKLQILAPLVRSKKGEYAQLLEDVRRKGYVRVRINGEIKDLEEDIVLDRNKRHTIDVVVDRIVMRKGIETRLADSLETALKLSDGLVKVQVVGGEESLYHEKFACVDCGFSFEEISPRAFSFNSPYGACPECSGLGVKMEFDPEKVVPNEELTVAEGALHPWNWGSRYYSRLLKAAMHHFNIDENTPFSSLSDEEREIILYGSAEPISFRYVNTYGRTRNYRMAFQGVINILSTRYRETTSEEIREELGQYMSTHLCPGCGGRRLKESSLAVTINGKNISEVAACAVNEADAFFRSLVLDEREAKIARQVLKEITSRLNFLRNVGLDYLNLDRAAATLSGGEAQRIRLATQIGSGLTGVIYILDEPSIGLHQRDNMRLLQTLMDLRDLDNTVIIVEHDEETIRTADHVVDIGPGAGADGGEIVAAGPLKKIMETPRSVTGDYLAGRSRIEVPGSRRDKDGRWLVVEGARAHNLKNINVRIPLGLFTCVTGVSGSGKSTLINDILARELARRLHHARERGAEHDNLLGLEHLDKVVEIDQSPIGRTPRSNPATYTGLFDGVRTLFSQMPESRVRGYRPGRFSFNVQGGRCEACRGDGILKIEMHFLPDVYVPCEVCRGKRYNRETLEVYFKGHNIADVLNLTVEEALELFKTIPRVQRRLQSLDDVGLGYIRLGQPATTLSGGEAQRVKLATELSRRSNGRTIYILDEPTTGLHIDDIRKLLMVLEKLVDSGNTVVVIEHNMEVIKRADHLIDLGPEGGAEGGEIVAEGTPEEVADLDHSHTGRYLRRVLYAGETSSSPGSMDRRVIDRER; the protein is encoded by the coding sequence TTGAACAACAGAAAGATTATCATCAGGGGAGCCCGGGAACACAACTTGAAAAACATAGATCTGGACCTGCCCCGTAACAAATTGATCGTGTTCACGGGGGTGAGCGGTTCGGGAAAATCATCTCTGGCATTTGATACGATCTATGCGGAGGGACAGAGGCGGTATGTCGAATCTCTATCCGCCTATGCCCGCCAATTTCTGGGGCAGCTCAACAAGCCGGATGTCGATCTTCTGGAAGGCCTCTCGCCATCCATCTCCATCGACCAGAAGGCGGCATCGCGCAACCCGCGTTCGACTGTGGGAACGGTTACCGAGTTGTACGATTTCATGCGGTTGCTGTACGCCCGCATCGGCAGGCCTCACTGCCCGCATTGTCATAAACCAATCACTCCCCAGACCGTGGAGCAGATTGTCGATCAGCTTCTTGATCATATGGAGGAGGGGACCAAGCTGCAGATATTGGCGCCACTGGTGCGCAGCAAAAAGGGCGAGTACGCGCAGCTACTCGAGGATGTGCGGCGCAAGGGGTACGTGCGGGTCAGGATCAACGGTGAGATAAAAGATCTGGAAGAAGATATTGTTCTGGACAGGAACAAGCGCCATACCATCGATGTGGTTGTTGACCGGATTGTCATGCGCAAGGGGATCGAGACACGACTGGCCGATTCCCTGGAGACGGCACTCAAACTCTCCGATGGACTGGTCAAGGTCCAGGTGGTCGGAGGGGAGGAGAGTCTTTATCACGAGAAGTTTGCCTGTGTTGACTGCGGTTTCAGTTTCGAGGAGATCAGCCCGCGGGCATTTTCTTTCAACAGCCCGTACGGGGCTTGCCCCGAATGCAGCGGCCTGGGTGTGAAGATGGAATTTGATCCCGAAAAGGTGGTACCCAACGAGGAACTCACCGTCGCCGAAGGGGCGCTGCACCCGTGGAACTGGGGATCACGATATTATTCGCGGCTTCTAAAAGCGGCGATGCACCATTTCAATATAGACGAGAATACACCTTTCAGTTCACTCTCCGACGAGGAGAGGGAGATCATATTGTACGGTTCCGCGGAGCCGATCAGTTTCCGCTATGTGAATACCTACGGGCGGACCAGGAATTACCGCATGGCCTTCCAGGGGGTCATCAACATTCTTTCCACACGTTACCGGGAGACCACTTCCGAAGAGATCCGGGAGGAACTCGGCCAGTACATGAGCACCCACCTTTGCCCCGGTTGCGGGGGAAGGCGCCTGAAAGAATCAAGTTTGGCAGTAACCATAAATGGAAAGAATATCTCCGAGGTTGCTGCCTGTGCGGTCAATGAAGCGGATGCCTTTTTCAGATCACTGGTTCTTGATGAGAGGGAGGCGAAAATTGCGCGTCAGGTGTTGAAGGAGATCACTTCCCGGTTGAATTTCCTGCGCAATGTCGGGCTTGATTATCTAAATCTGGACCGGGCGGCGGCTACCCTTTCCGGGGGTGAGGCGCAGAGGATACGCCTGGCCACGCAGATAGGTTCTGGATTGACGGGGGTGATCTATATCCTTGACGAACCCAGTATCGGCCTGCACCAGCGTGACAACATGCGCCTGTTGCAGACACTCATGGATCTGCGAGATCTGGATAACACGGTCATAATAGTGGAGCACGATGAAGAGACGATCAGGACGGCTGACCATGTCGTCGATATAGGACCGGGAGCGGGTGCGGACGGGGGGGAAATCGTGGCTGCGGGGCCGCTGAAAAAGATCATGGAGACACCGCGTTCGGTAACCGGGGATTATCTGGCCGGGAGAAGCCGCATCGAGGTGCCCGGAAGCCGCCGCGACAAGGATGGCCGGTGGCTGGTTGTGGAGGGTGCCCGGGCCCACAATCTGAAAAATATAAATGTGAGGATTCCCCTCGGTTTGTTTACCTGTGTAACCGGCGTGTCGGGCTCGGGGAAGAGTACGCTCATCAACGATATCCTGGCACGCGAACTGGCACGGCGATTGCACCACGCCAGGGAGCGCGGGGCAGAGCATGACAACCTGCTGGGCCTGGAACATCTGGACAAAGTGGTAGAAATAGATCAATCGCCTATCGGAAGGACGCCGCGCTCAAACCCGGCTACCTACACGGGGTTGTTCGATGGGGTTCGTACCTTATTCTCCCAGATGCCTGAATCCCGGGTGAGGGGATACCGTCCCGGCCGATTCAGTTTCAATGTCCAGGGGGGCCGCTGCGAAGCATGCCGCGGTGATGGGATCCTGAAAATCGAGATGCATTTTTTGCCCGATGTCTATGTTCCCTGTGAAGTATGCCGCGGGAAGAGATACAACCGCGAGACCCTGGAGGTATATTTCAAAGGCCACAACATTGCCGATGTTCTCAACTTGACCGTGGAGGAGGCTCTGGAACTTTTCAAGACAATACCCCGTGTGCAGCGCCGATTGCAATCGCTTGATGATGTTGGACTGGGGTATATCCGTCTGGGGCAGCCGGCCACGACTCTTTCCGGGGGCGAGGCACAGAGGGTCAAACTGGCCACGGAGCTTTCCCGCCGCAGCAATGGCCGTACCATCTATATTCTTGATGAGCCCACCACGGGGTTGCATATCGATGATATACGCAAATTGTTGATGGTCCTTGAAAAGCTGGTCGATTCCGGCAATACCGTGGTGGTAATCGAGCATAACATGGAAGTAATCAAAAGGGCGGATCATCTGATTGACCTTGGCCCGGAAGGAGGCGCCGAGGGGGGAGAGATCGTGGCCGAGGGGACCCCCGAGGAAGTAGCCGACCTGGATCATTCTCATACCGGGCGTTACCTGCGCCGGGTCCTTTATGCGGGTGAAACTTCTTCATCCCCGGGGTCGATGGACAGGCGGGTGATCGACCGTGAGCGATGA
- a CDS encoding PDZ domain-containing protein: MMLIRTFFYFLFNPLFWLVMVIVYFQYRRTARMEERLFGRPLNNIWEQVARSLLLGCGGGFLASVVLLVLGLSLDSIGIEYIWPVAILLLLVNPRFLCFAYAGGIVSVGVLIADFITRHFALFTDNAFVSSLLEINLTGLLILVGVLHLVESLLIYIGGHWGNSPVYFKAPSGQVVGGFSLQRFWPVPLVGMVASLQPDTSELMSNSIQMPDWWPILSAGIEPGMAETLLFLLIPVMAGLGYADLTISSTPREKSIVSGRLLGVYSVALMAMALAAEYFPAFIVPACLFAPLGHELVVFLGHRLEFFRTARFSLPERGTMVLAVYPGSAASRAGLLTEDIIEEVNGERVEDSRHLIRLIDESYFLVHLTVRRESRVITVVLKKDRVEGTRPGRASPRWGLIPVPDTRTTIFMEARKPKLVQKIRKYFSRERK; the protein is encoded by the coding sequence ATGATGTTGATCAGGACTTTCTTTTATTTTTTGTTCAATCCTCTTTTCTGGCTGGTCATGGTCATTGTCTATTTTCAATATCGCCGCACGGCCAGGATGGAGGAACGCCTTTTTGGCAGGCCTTTGAACAATATATGGGAACAGGTTGCGAGGTCCCTGCTTCTGGGTTGCGGGGGCGGGTTTCTGGCCAGCGTAGTGCTGCTGGTGCTGGGGCTTTCTCTCGACAGTATCGGTATCGAATATATCTGGCCGGTGGCGATCCTGCTGTTGTTGGTCAACCCTCGCTTTCTGTGTTTTGCCTATGCGGGGGGAATCGTATCGGTCGGGGTGCTGATAGCCGATTTCATTACCCGTCACTTTGCTTTATTCACAGATAATGCTTTCGTGTCCTCCTTGCTGGAGATCAATCTGACCGGTCTGCTCATCCTCGTTGGTGTCCTGCATCTGGTAGAATCCCTGCTGATCTACATAGGGGGCCATTGGGGCAACAGCCCCGTGTATTTCAAAGCGCCCTCGGGACAGGTCGTGGGGGGGTTTTCTTTGCAGCGTTTCTGGCCCGTCCCCCTGGTGGGCATGGTTGCCAGCCTGCAACCGGACACCTCGGAACTGATGAGCAATTCGATTCAGATGCCCGACTGGTGGCCCATATTGAGTGCAGGGATAGAACCGGGGATGGCGGAAACTCTCCTGTTTTTGCTCATTCCGGTAATGGCCGGGCTGGGCTACGCCGATCTGACCATCTCCTCGACCCCCCGGGAGAAGAGCATCGTCTCCGGCCGTCTTCTGGGTGTCTACAGTGTTGCCCTGATGGCCATGGCCCTGGCCGCCGAATATTTTCCGGCATTTATTGTACCTGCTTGCCTGTTTGCACCGCTCGGCCATGAACTCGTGGTTTTCCTGGGGCATCGTCTGGAGTTTTTCAGGACGGCGCGTTTCAGCTTGCCGGAAAGGGGAACGATGGTGCTGGCTGTCTATCCCGGTTCGGCGGCATCCAGGGCGGGATTGCTTACAGAGGATATTATCGAGGAGGTAAACGGGGAGAGGGTGGAAGACAGCCGACACCTGATACGGCTTATCGATGAAAGTTATTTTCTGGTGCATCTTACGGTGAGAAGGGAATCACGAGTCATTACCGTCGTTCTGAAAAAAGACAGAGTGGAAGGAACCCGCCCCGGCCGGGCATCTCCACGGTGGGGTTTGATACCGGTACCCGATACCCGTACCACCATTTTCATGGAAGCTCGAAAACCAAAACTGGTGCAGAAGATCAGAAAATATTTTTCAAGGGAAAGAAAATGA
- the ftsE gene encoding cell division ATP-binding protein FtsE gives MIEAYNLTKKYNGKTALSQVNLTINRGEFVFIVGPSGAGKSTLLKLIIREIQPTAGILKVFGRNISRLRRSQVSMLRRNVGMVFQDFRLLEGKTVFENVAFAMRVTGVSGREINKRVPLALDLVGLEHKRKSLVTDLSGGEQQRVGLARAIVNKPSMILADEPTGNLDPDNSAELMNLLRSINSYGTTIIVATHDRDAVDRLQKRVVYLDKSIVIGDEARGAYLRAP, from the coding sequence ATGATAGAGGCTTACAATTTAACAAAGAAATATAACGGAAAAACAGCACTATCACAGGTGAACTTGACGATAAACAGGGGGGAATTTGTTTTTATCGTCGGGCCGAGCGGCGCCGGTAAATCAACCTTGTTGAAATTGATCATCAGGGAAATCCAGCCCACAGCCGGTATTCTGAAGGTTTTTGGACGTAATATAAGCCGCTTGCGCCGTAGCCAGGTTTCAATGCTGAGACGGAACGTGGGAATGGTCTTCCAGGATTTTCGCCTGCTGGAAGGAAAAACGGTATTTGAAAATGTAGCTTTTGCCATGCGGGTAACGGGTGTGTCCGGCCGGGAAATCAACAAGAGAGTGCCCCTGGCGCTTGATCTTGTGGGACTGGAACATAAAAGAAAGTCTCTGGTTACGGATCTTTCAGGAGGTGAACAGCAGAGAGTAGGCCTGGCCCGTGCCATAGTGAACAAGCCATCGATGATCCTTGCCGATGAACCCACGGGCAATCTCGACCCCGACAATTCCGCCGAATTGATGAATTTATTGCGCAGTATCAACAGTTACGGAACGACGATTATCGTTGCCACTCATGATCGGGATGCCGTTGACAGGCTGCAAAAAAGGGTAGTCTACCTTGACAAAAGCATTGTCATCGGCGACGAGGCAAGGGGGGCCTATCTACGTGCTCCTTAG
- a CDS encoding ABC transporter permease, which produces MLLRNIYYFISEAIKGLFRNGWMSLASIGVVAIALLIFGIFVLLNMNVEHWSGTLLEQIEIVVFIDDDASALERRNLKNSLDEHELIREADYVTKEVALEELKDMLGPEYVEGIEENPLQDSYIIRVWKPEMVSALIKDLEKISAIEDIVCHQEMVEKLTKFTRALQYAALTLMILLAVTATFLISHSIRMTVMLRSEEIMIMKYVGATDSFIRLPFVFEGLFLGLLGTIIPLICLYFGYQLLLEGIETELAFLPMVPFHTAMNEVARLVFPMGIGLGIVGSVLSIRRYLKV; this is translated from the coding sequence GTGCTCCTTAGAAATATTTACTACTTTATCAGTGAGGCTATCAAGGGTTTGTTCAGGAATGGATGGATGAGCCTGGCGTCCATCGGTGTTGTGGCCATAGCCCTGTTGATATTCGGAATTTTTGTTCTATTGAACATGAACGTGGAACACTGGTCGGGCACCCTGCTGGAGCAGATCGAGATCGTCGTTTTTATCGACGACGATGCCTCTGCTCTTGAAAGAAGAAATCTGAAGAATAGCCTTGATGAACACGAGTTGATCAGGGAGGCCGATTATGTTACCAAGGAGGTAGCCCTCGAAGAACTTAAAGACATGCTCGGCCCGGAATATGTGGAGGGCATCGAAGAGAATCCGCTACAGGATTCCTACATCATCAGGGTCTGGAAGCCGGAGATGGTTTCCGCCTTGATCAAGGACCTGGAAAAAATATCGGCAATAGAAGACATTGTCTGCCATCAGGAGATGGTCGAGAAGCTGACCAAGTTCACCAGGGCCTTGCAGTACGCGGCGTTGACCTTGATGATTCTGCTGGCGGTAACGGCCACATTCCTGATCTCTCACAGCATACGCATGACGGTGATGTTGCGCAGCGAAGAGATCATGATCATGAAATATGTGGGGGCCACGGATTCGTTTATCCGGTTGCCGTTTGTTTTTGAAGGTTTGTTTCTGGGGTTGCTGGGCACGATAATACCCTTGATCTGCCTTTATTTTGGTTACCAGTTGCTTCTGGAGGGTATCGAAACCGAACTTGCGTTTTTGCCGATGGTCCCTTTTCATACGGCCATGAACGAAGTTGCCAGGTTGGTTTTTCCCATGGGCATCGGGCTGGGGATCGTGGGCAGTGTGTTGTCTATTCGACGTTACTTGAAGGTGTAG
- a CDS encoding TMEM165/GDT1 family protein encodes MLAVFFTSFTSIFLAEFGDKTQLISMNLACRYPPLQVLAGVMVGLAAVQAMAVGAGGVIYRYIPLEVIIIFSGAFFICIGLWTALVPVRSVDHATEKKSGFWPAVGLIFISELGDKTQITAMLLAASFGRPLVVLAGAILAMLANHLIAIFFGARFLSRLPDRWLRFISAAVFLVVGIAVLSLGARAQV; translated from the coding sequence ATGTTGGCTGTTTTTTTCACTTCATTTACAAGCATCTTTCTGGCGGAATTTGGAGACAAGACCCAGCTTATCTCCATGAATCTGGCCTGTCGCTATCCACCATTGCAGGTTCTGGCCGGGGTGATGGTGGGCCTGGCCGCTGTCCAGGCTATGGCCGTCGGGGCCGGCGGGGTTATCTACAGGTACATTCCCCTGGAAGTTATCATCATCTTCTCCGGGGCATTCTTTATCTGTATCGGGTTGTGGACTGCCCTGGTGCCCGTACGTTCGGTTGATCACGCCACCGAAAAGAAGTCGGGATTCTGGCCCGCCGTGGGGCTTATCTTTATCTCGGAACTTGGCGACAAAACCCAGATCACGGCGATGCTTCTGGCTGCCAGTTTTGGCCGTCCCCTGGTGGTTCTGGCCGGTGCCATCCTGGCCATGCTGGCCAATCACCTGATTGCCATATTCTTCGGGGCTCGCTTTCTTTCGCGGCTTCCCGACAGGTGGCTGCGTTTCATATCCGCGGCGGTGTTTCTGGTGGTGGGTATTGCCGTGCTCTCCCTGGGCGCGAGGGCGCAGGTATAA